One part of the Thermovirga sp. genome encodes these proteins:
- a CDS encoding GTP cyclohydrolase I FolE2 — translation MRDVQSERDMRNIPIDSVGVTGLAYPIEVRDRNEKTQHTVAMVEMSVSLPRDYRGTHMSRFIEILNSCNGHVTLQNLEHIASNLKRHLDAEKAELKFNFPYFVMRKAPVSGAPSFTRYDVAFWASRGEEFDFTLTVTVPVNTLCPCSKEISERGAHNQRAEVTITVRMDHLVWIEELVDIVEESASSPVFTLLKREDEKYVTERAYDNPRFVVDVVREVAVRLDDDPRVLWYSVRVVSYESIHAHEAFASLTRDKRP, via the coding sequence ATGCGAGATGTGCAGAGCGAGCGAGATATGCGGAACATCCCCATCGACAGCGTGGGAGTGACAGGCTTGGCCTACCCCATAGAGGTTAGGGACCGAAACGAGAAAACCCAGCACACCGTGGCCATGGTGGAGATGTCCGTCTCCCTTCCCAGGGACTACAGGGGGACCCATATGAGTCGATTCATCGAGATCCTGAATTCCTGCAACGGTCATGTGACCCTGCAAAACCTGGAGCACATAGCATCAAACCTGAAAAGGCACCTCGACGCCGAAAAGGCGGAATTGAAGTTCAACTTCCCTTACTTCGTCATGAGAAAAGCGCCCGTTAGCGGCGCACCCAGCTTCACCCGTTACGATGTCGCCTTTTGGGCATCCCGCGGAGAGGAGTTCGACTTCACCCTTACGGTGACGGTGCCGGTGAACACCCTATGCCCCTGCTCGAAGGAGATTTCGGAAAGGGGAGCTCACAACCAACGGGCGGAGGTGACGATCACGGTACGGATGGACCACCTGGTCTGGATAGAGGAGTTGGTCGATATCGTCGAAGAAAGCGCTTCTTCGCCCGTTTTCACGCTTTTAAAGAGGGAGGACGAGAAATACGTCACCGAGAGGGCCTACGATAACCCCAGGTTCGTGGTGGACGTGGTCAGAGAGGTGGCGGTGCGCTTGGATGATGACCCCCGGGTCCTCTGGTATTCTGTGAGGGTGGTGAGCTACGAGAGCATCCATGCCCACGAGGCTTTCGCCAGCCTCACCAGGGATAAACGCCCCTGA